TCTGGTGTAAGAGAAATGCGACATATTATTTCCCTGTTAATGGAAAATGAGGCGGGTGCTTTATCTCGTGTGGCGGGTTTATTTTCGGCGCGTGGTTATAACATTGAGTCACTTTCAGTGGCGCCCACAGAAGACCCAACTTTGTCACGTATGACGTTAGTGACCGTGGGTTCAGATGACGTCCTGGAACAGGTGACCAAACAGCTCAATAAGCTGATTGAGGTGGTTAAAGTTCTTGATCTGAGCGATGGCAATCATATCGAGCGTGAACTCATGCTGGTAAAGGTGCGGGCTATTGGTGCGGATCGAGATGAAATAAAACGTTTGGCTGATATTTTTCGTGGCTGTATTATTGATGTGAGCGATAAATGCTATACGATCGAATTAACCGGTACCAGTGCAAAGCTGGATGCGTTTCTTGCGGCAATTGAACAAGGTACGGTGCTGGAGACAGTCCGTACCGGTGCTTCCGGAATAGGTCGTGGCGAGCGGATATTGAAGGCATAGTTTGTTGGATAAATTCAATGTGTAAGGTCAGAAACGGGGGGGTGATGTACCTCCATAAAATCCTTCTCTAGGTATCATTCACTTGTTCCTGTCCAAGATTATATAAAAAGTAAAAAGGAAAATAATGAAAGTTTTTTATGATAAAGATGCAGACTTGTCTCTTATTAAACATAAGAAGGTAACCATAGTCGGTTATGGTTCGCAAGGCCATGCGCATGCGAATAATCTGCATGAATCCGGCGTAAAAGTCATCGTAGGTTTACGTAAGGATGGTGCCTCCTGGGATAAGGCGAAAAAAGCCGGTTTGACAGTCAAAGAAGTGGCACAAGCGGTTAAGGGTGCGGATGTGGTGATGCTGCTGTTACCGGATGAGCAGATTGCCGCTGTTTATAAAGCTGAGATTGAGCCTAATCTTAAGAAGAACGCAACGCTTGCGTTTGCCCATGGTTTTAATGTGCATTATGGTCAGGTAACGCCGCGCGAGGATCTGGATGTTATTATGATCGCGCCTAAGGGCCCGGGACATCTGGTGCGGTCAACTTATGTACAGGGAGGCGGTGTGCCGACACTGATCGCTGTTCATCAGGATAAATCGGGTAAAGCACGCGATCTGGCGTTGTCTTACGCTGCGGCGAACGGAGGAACGCGTGGTGGTGTCATTGAGACCAATTTCCGTGAAGAAACCGAGACAGATTTATTCGGTGAGCAGGTTGTACTGTGTGGTGGTCTGACCGCATTGATTCAGGCCGGCTTTGAAACACTCGTGGAGGCAGGTTATGCACCTGAAATGGCTTATTTCGAGTGCCTGCACGAGGTGAAACTGATTGTGGATCTGATTTATGAAGGCGGGATTGCCAATATGCGCTATTCCATTTCCAATAATGCAGAATACGGCGATGTTTCCCGTGGTCCTCGTATTATTACTGAAGAGACTCGTGCGGAAATGCGCCGGGTTTTGCGTGAAATTCAGACGGGTGAATATGCTCGTGAGTTTATTTTGGAAAACCAGGCGGGTGCGCCTGTGCTTAAATCCAGCCGTCGGCTGGCTGCCGAACACCAAATCGAAGTGGTTGGCGAAAAATTGCGTGATATGATGCCATGGATCAAGAAAAACAAGCTGGTTGATCAAGTAAAAAACTAGTGAGACCGGAATATGTTTTGTAATACCCAGCGCCGAATCACTTTACTACGATCCATTTTATTTTCTCAGAAATAACTTATGTCTTCATATCCTCACCCTATTATTGCCCGTGAGGGCTGGCCTTTTATTGCGGCAGCGGTTATCGTAACGTTGTTAGTTCATATTTTTGCTGGCTGGCTATGGGCATTGCCGCTTTGGCTGATCACTTTTTTTATTCTGCAGTTTTTTCGTGACCCCGCGCGCGATGTGCCGATGGCCCGTAATGCGGTCTTGTCACCTGCTGACGGCAGGATCGTCGCAGTAGAGAAGATACTGGATCCTTATCTTAATCGTGATGCAATCAAGGTTAGTGTGTTTATGAATGTATTTAATGTGCATTCTAATCGTAGCCCGGTTGATGGTGAGATCCAGAATAAATGGTATTTTCCAGGTAAATTTATTAATGCAGACTTACCTAAAGCTTCATTGGAAAATGAGCGAAATGCTTTATGGATAAAGGCAGATAGTGGCGCGGATGTGACTTGTGTGCAGATCGCCGGATTAATTGCAAAGCGTATTATTTGTCATGCGAATCCAGGGGAGCACCTTGCGCGCGGCCAGCGTTTCGGCTTTATTCGCTTTGGTTCAAGGGTGGATGTCTATCTGCCATTAGAGACTAAGATTAATGTGAATATTGGCGATAAAGTTTACGCGACCTCGACGATATTAGCCGAGTTACGCGAGTAAGGAAAAGCTGTTTTGCGCCTGCTTTACCTGGTTTAGAATTCGTTTAAAATATTGTTTTACAGAAATGACCTGCCAGAAAAGGTTGCTTTTCTGACAGGTCCCATTGATTGCTTGTTCATATCCATTTATCATTTGGTGGCGCTTATTTTTATTCAAATCAATAATGCCTGACTCATACTCCACGCGTGTTGTGCTCAAATCCCGGCTACGGCGACGGGGTATTTATTTA
This genomic window from Nitrosomonas cryotolerans ATCC 49181 contains:
- the ilvN gene encoding acetolactate synthase small subunit — protein: MRHIISLLMENEAGALSRVAGLFSARGYNIESLSVAPTEDPTLSRMTLVTVGSDDVLEQVTKQLNKLIEVVKVLDLSDGNHIERELMLVKVRAIGADRDEIKRLADIFRGCIIDVSDKCYTIELTGTSAKLDAFLAAIEQGTVLETVRTGASGIGRGERILKA
- the ilvC gene encoding ketol-acid reductoisomerase, which gives rise to MKVFYDKDADLSLIKHKKVTIVGYGSQGHAHANNLHESGVKVIVGLRKDGASWDKAKKAGLTVKEVAQAVKGADVVMLLLPDEQIAAVYKAEIEPNLKKNATLAFAHGFNVHYGQVTPREDLDVIMIAPKGPGHLVRSTYVQGGGVPTLIAVHQDKSGKARDLALSYAAANGGTRGGVIETNFREETETDLFGEQVVLCGGLTALIQAGFETLVEAGYAPEMAYFECLHEVKLIVDLIYEGGIANMRYSISNNAEYGDVSRGPRIITEETRAEMRRVLREIQTGEYAREFILENQAGAPVLKSSRRLAAEHQIEVVGEKLRDMMPWIKKNKLVDQVKN
- a CDS encoding phosphatidylserine decarboxylase; translation: MSSYPHPIIAREGWPFIAAAVIVTLLVHIFAGWLWALPLWLITFFILQFFRDPARDVPMARNAVLSPADGRIVAVEKILDPYLNRDAIKVSVFMNVFNVHSNRSPVDGEIQNKWYFPGKFINADLPKASLENERNALWIKADSGADVTCVQIAGLIAKRIICHANPGEHLARGQRFGFIRFGSRVDVYLPLETKINVNIGDKVYATSTILAELRE